AAATTAGATAAACGAAGTGAAAAAAAGATTGAAGAAATTCTTTTTTATGAGAAATATAAAAAAATACAAAATACAGGTAGAAATATTGGCAAGGTAATACCACTGAAAGAAGCAAGAGAAATATATCTAAACTATATTTTTAATACAATTCCAAGAGATTTTAAAAGACCAGAATACAAAATTGTCTTCGATTGTGCTAACGGATCATCTAGTTTAATTATTTCAGAATTGTTTAGCAGATTAAATATGAACTTTATAACTATTAATGATACCCCAGATGGAATAAATATTAACCAGAAATGTGGCTCAACCTATATCAATAATTTAAGAAAGGCAGTTCTAAAAGAAAAAGCTGATCTTGGACTTGCTTATGATGGTGATGCTGACAGGGTTTTGGCAGTTGATGAAAAAGGAGGATTAATTGATGGAGACCAAATAATGGTTATCTATGCTAAAGCTTTTATAAAAGAAGGAAGATTGGGAAACAAAATAGTTGTCACTACTCATATGAGTAATCTGGGATTTGATGAAACAATTAATAAGATTGGTGGTACGGTAGTTAGAACTAATATTGGTGATAAATATGTCTTAAGAAAGATGTTAGAATTGAATTCCTTATTAGGAGGCGAACAATCAGGTCATATAATATTTTTACAATATAGCCCCAATGGTGATGGAATATTAACTACTTTTCAATTATTGGATGCTTTAAATAAAAATAATGAACAGATATCGGTACAGGCTGGTAAAATGAAAAAATATTACCAGAAATTAATTAATTATAAAATTTATAATAAAAAATATCTATTACAAGATGAAAAGTTTAAGAGAATAAATGAAGAAATCAAAAAATATCTTAAAAAAGAGGGAAGGATTTTAATCAGATTTTCTGGAACTGAAAATAAAATTAGAATTCTATTGGAAAGTAAAAAGAAAAAAACAATTACAAAGTGTCAAAAAGCGATTGATGAGTATTTTACCGGTCTACCAAATTATAGTAAAAATATTTTATAATATTAATATATCGTAAACTTAAAAAAATA
This genomic interval from Atribacterota bacterium contains the following:
- the glmM gene encoding phosphoglucosamine mutase; this translates as MNKLFGTDGIRGLANRYPMNAELAFNLGRAVGYYNRNKKSKNILIGKDTRISGDMIESAITAGLCSSGSNVLDAGIITTPAVGYLTKYYQVNMGVVISASHNPYYDNGIKLFKNDGFKLDKRSEKKIEEILFYEKYKKIQNTGRNIGKVIPLKEAREIYLNYIFNTIPRDFKRPEYKIVFDCANGSSSLIISELFSRLNMNFITINDTPDGININQKCGSTYINNLRKAVLKEKADLGLAYDGDADRVLAVDEKGGLIDGDQIMVIYAKAFIKEGRLGNKIVVTTHMSNLGFDETINKIGGTVVRTNIGDKYVLRKMLELNSLLGGEQSGHIIFLQYSPNGDGILTTFQLLDALNKNNEQISVQAGKMKKYYQKLINYKIYNKKYLLQDEKFKRINEEIKKYLKKEGRILIRFSGTENKIRILLESKKKKTITKCQKAIDEYFTGLPNYSKNIL